The following coding sequences lie in one Hippoglossus hippoglossus isolate fHipHip1 chromosome 14, fHipHip1.pri, whole genome shotgun sequence genomic window:
- the supt4h1 gene encoding transcription elongation factor SPT4, producing MALETVPKDLRHLRACLLCSLVKTIDQFEYDGCDNCESYLQMKGNREMVYECTSSSFDGVISMMSPEDSWVAKWQRIGNFKPGVYAVSVTGRLPPGVVRELKSRGVIYKSRDTAVKT from the exons ATGGCGCTGGAGACGGTTCCTAAAGACCTGCGACACCTGAGAGCTTGTCTCCTGTGTTCGCTGGTGAAG aCCATTGACCAGTTTGAGTATGACGGCTGTGACAACTGTGAGTCGTACCTCCAGATGAAGGGGAACCGAGAGATGGTGTATGAATGCACAAGTTCCTCGTTTGACGG tgtgataaGCATGATGAGTCCAGAAGACAGCTGGGTAGCTAAATGGCAGAGGATAG GAAACTTCAAGCCAGGCGTATATGCTGTGTCAGTGACAGGCAGACTACCTCCAG GCGTGGTGCGAGAGTTGAAAAGCAGAGGAGTGATATACAAATCCAGAGATACAGCAGTGAAGACATAA